TTGCTCTCTTGGAACTTTATTGTTTTCTATATCCTTTAACTCTATAAAAAGAAATTTATCTTCAAGTTCCACCACAAAATCCACTCCACCAAGTCCATTCAAAGTACAATCATCTGGTTTATATTTAGATATAGCACTACTAAAATCAAATCTAAACCTACCTTCTTTCATGTAAGAACTATTCATCTTCTGCCTCCTGGGCTGCCTTATCCAATATGTCATTGTATAACCTTTCATTGGCATCTTCAATGGCATTATTATATATTTCTCTATAAATTTGTGCCTTTGCACATTGTACACCATTATCCGTTTTATAGAGTGAATAATATACTACTTCATCATTATCCTTACTTAAAACCTCAAAATACTTTGCAAGGTTATAATCATGGGTAGCAAGAAAAATTTGTACCCCATTACGCTGCAATTCCAAAAGTATTTTTACTATCTGGGGTATGAGCTGAGGGTTGATGTTTGCCTCTGGTTCATCCCAAAATAGTATGCTGTCTCTATTTATTATTCCATTTCGTATTAATTTCCACAACAATCCTATTTTTCTGATACCTTCTGCTTCCATTGAAAATTCAACCTTTAAGCCATTCTTTTTCAATATAAAGAATGTATCATTTTCATAGATTACTTTTCCATCAATGACATCGGATAGTGTTTTTAAAATGTTCTTATTTAAATCTGATACTTTTTTACTCTCTCCTAACTCTGCTTTAGCAATTATATCAATCAATGTTCTATCAAAAGGAATACTTCTCTCGCGTTCTAAGGCTAAAAAGCCTTTTGAATGTGATAGCATCTCCACAGCAGGAATAAATACTGTACTAACATCATAAAATTTTTGACTTAATATACCATCTTTATTTTCATATGGCTTATCCCTATTAAATAAAATTTTTATGAAAAATTTTTGATGCTTATTCCTTCTAAAATAATCTGGTACTGTTTGAACTCCAGTATTATGAGTAAATACATCCTCCCAAAATACCATGGATCTACTATTTCTTTTTGCAAGAGGTGCATACATCAACTTCATCAAATGTGTTTTGCCTGTGCCATTTTCTCCAATTAAAATATTTATTCCCCTGCAAAAATCTATTTCTAAGTTTTCAAACACTGTGAAATTCTTTACATTAATTTTCTCTATATACAATATACCAACTCCTTATGAATATTTTAGGCCTACCTTTTTATTATATTTATCATTTGAAATTATATCCATGTATCCACAAAGCTATATGCAACTAATAATTAAACATCATTATTTACTAAGAAATATACCATGCCCTAAAGGGTGCAATCAATTCAAATACATCATCCGCCATTTTACCAAATATGCCATCCACACCATTTTGGTTAAAATTTGTATAGGGTTCCGCAAACAATGCTGCAAATGATATTCCCCTGTTTTTGGCAATATCATTTTTTATTATTTCTAAAGTTTTTATTTGTGTTGAATTCATTTTATTATGATGTTTTTGAATGAAATTTTCAAATCTTTTATTGAGCTCGACCTCATCAATACCAATAAATTTTCGTATTATTCCAATTATATCTTCCTTATCAATATCAGTTTTTGTGGAAAGTTCGTCAATGCTGTATATAAAATCTTCACCAAATATGGAATATATACTTTGTATTTCCTCTTGAGACAACTTTTCACCTTTTCTAATCTTGTGAATCACAATTTGATCCTTTAATTTATTCTCTATAGCAAGCCTTACCCTCTTTTCATAAGGTTCCATATTACCTCCATAGAGTACTGACGCAGCACTAATTTCTTTAGTTATTGAACCTGTATCCTTTATATCAAGAACTATAAAAGTATTACTGACTTCTCCCTTATATTTCACAAGTTCTCTAAGACTCACTCTGATCTTTTCCAGCCTTTCATAGCTTAAATCCTGCCACCCAAAAGGTTGAAGTAATGACTTCACAAGTTCTCTTTCACCATCAAATTGATTCAAATTAAGCTTTAATCTTGAAAGTTTTTTTATCATATCATTTATTTCCTTTACCAAATTATCTT
This genomic interval from Clostridium kluyveri contains the following:
- a CDS encoding AAA family ATPase; translation: MYIEKINVKNFTVFENLEIDFCRGINILIGENGTGKTHLMKLMYAPLAKRNSRSMVFWEDVFTHNTGVQTVPDYFRRNKHQKFFIKILFNRDKPYENKDGILSQKFYDVSTVFIPAVEMLSHSKGFLALERERSIPFDRTLIDIIAKAELGESKKVSDLNKNILKTLSDVIDGKVIYENDTFFILKKNGLKVEFSMEAEGIRKIGLLWKLIRNGIINRDSILFWDEPEANINPQLIPQIVKILLELQRNGVQIFLATHDYNLAKYFEVLSKDNDEVVYYSLYKTDNGVQCAKAQIYREIYNNAIEDANERLYNDILDKAAQEAEDE